The genome window CAATAAGTCCGTTGAAGAGACGGCATGGGAGATCATCCACCATGTGATCGGCGACGAACAGGAGCAATAGGGCTGCCCCGGGACCGCTGAGAACGGAGCTCTCAGGGCCGGCTTGGGCGCCGGGAGATGCAATTTCCCTTGACGGGAAGGGCCGGACGGTTTAGTATTGCCAGGAACAGGGCATCCAAATCGACACATCGCCACGAAGGGCAGGACGACGACCCGGCCGCATCCCTCATCAACCATGAACAGACCTGAGATCGATCCACGAACGCTCTGCCTCATACTCGTTCTTGCCGCTGCGCTGCTCACCGGCATCGGCGCTGCGCCGGCATCGGCGCTGACCCAAAATACCATACCCGCCAAGGCCGCCGTGGTCATGGACTCCACCGGCTCTGTTCTCTACGCGAAATATCCGAACGCAAAGCTCGCTCCCGCAAGCACCGTGAAGCTCGTCACCGCCATGGTGGCCCTGGACAACCTGGATCCCGCGAAAAAGGTGACGATCAGCCCGAATGCGGCCAGGGTCCGGTCCATCGAGCCGAGGCTTCTTCCCTATGAGGAGATGACGGTGTCCGATCTTCTGCATCTCGCGCTCATGAAATCGATCAATGCGGCTGCCGTGGCCCTTGCCGAGGAAACCGCAGGGTCCGAGCGCGAGTTTGCGGCTCTGATGAACCTCAAGGCGAAGGAGATCGGGGCGAAGGACACGCTGTTCGCGAACGCATCGGGGCTCCCGAAGGGGACGCAGTACTCGACGGCCGCCGACCTCGTCCTCATTATGAGGGCCGCTCTTGCCTATCCCCAGATCCGGGAGATCCTGGGCAAGCGCGCGTGGCTCATCAGGACCACGGAGGGAAGGGAAATCTTCCTGGAGAGCTCGAACGACCTCCTCTATCAGAGTAACAATATCATCGGCGGCAAAACGGGCTATACGGGCAACGCCCGGCACTGCTTCGTCTGCGCGATCAGCACGGACAAGGGCCCCTTTTATGCGGCCGTGCTCGGAGCTCGGTCGAGGAGCAGCCTGTGGAGGAGCACCCTCATGCTGGCCGAGATCGGCGCCAATCCCGAACTGGCGCTGACCATGGCAAAACCGCGAGTCCGGAGGGTTTCTCATAAGGCTAAGGCGTTGATGCCGGAGCCAACCCTGGTCTCATCCCATTAAGAGCGATCCCGGAACAGCAGAGACATCATTTCGTCACTATAACCCGTCATTCCCGGGTGGTTGTCGCGGGGATGACCAGGAGTATAACAAACCCGAACACCATTTCAATCGTGATAGGACTTCTTAAATCCTCAAGCGACCCCTGCTCACCTTTTACAGCGGTTTCCGAACTACCTCATGCATCTCATTGCTGCGCCGGTTGCCCGTTTCAGAAGGTGATCCGGATTTTGTGGCAAGGATATCGCCAAAAGGTGGTAAAATGTCCCGTCGAACAAGGCGCGGAAAGTCACGGATATGCTAAAAGACAACGAACTGACCTCTAAATTACTTACTGCCGTGAGCGTGCTCGGCGCGCTCTTTGTCCTGACGGAAACGATCCTGCAGGCTTTCGGGAAGAGCATATGCGTTGCCGACGGATGCCGGCTTGTCGCCAGCCAGACTCGCTTCGGGGACATCTCCATTCTGCTTGCAGGCCTCGCCCTCTTCTCCGTGCTGGCGGTCCTCTCGGCGCTCAGCCTGAGAGAGGGCGCAACCGCGCCCGGGAAGTACCTCAATTTTCTCCTCGTCGTGTCGCTTGCCTGCGAAGGTTTTTTCACGGGATATCAGGCGTTCCGGCTCCACGCTGCCTGCGTGTTCTGCCTGGTCGTGTTCGGATTCCTCGTTCTCTTGAGCGTGGTCAGGCTCCTCCAGGGCGAGAAGTCCGTCCTCGCGGGTTTCGCTTCGCTCCTCGCTGTCTTTAGCCTCTTCTATCTGATCCTCCCGGCGGAAGGCACCGTCATCCCGAGCCAGAAACAGCTCGTGTTGTTTTACGGCAAGGACTGCAAGTACTGCACGGAGGTCATAAAGGTGCTCGACGAAAAGCAGATATCCGTCGACCACGTGCTGGTGAATGAATATTCGGGTTTCCTCAAGGGGATGGGCATCGAGCATGTTCCCACGCTGTACGTGAACAAGAACAGCGAAAAGATCTTTCTGACCGGCAGGGAATCGATCCTCACCTATCTCAACTGCAAGCCGGAGGTGCCGGCGAAAACACCGGCTGTAAAGGAGAAGCCCCTGCCGAAGAAGCAAAACAGGGCCGGGAGCGCGGGCAGCACCGTCGGAGTCGCCGACCTGACCGGCGGGGCAGGCGAGTCATTCCAGATGGTCCTTCCGTCCGCGGAAGAGGGGATCTGCAAGTCAGATGAGGCATGCAAGTGACCCGGCTTCTTCTGGCCCTGCCAATGCCGTTCGTTGGATAGCTCTCCTGAGCGCCGGCCCGTGAATTTTGTCCGAATGGTCTCATCCCCGTTATGACGCGAAAAGCGGCTCTGCGGTCATTCCTGCTGGTCAACAAGTGACGGGTCCGGACTTCGACCCACACCTCAGTACGCACTCCTGTCAGCCGCGGCTGTTTATTTTGCTATACTTGAATCCAGGCTAACCGCTCTTACCCTGTTCGGGTCAGTACATCACTTCTCATGGGATGGAACCTCTGAACCATGACCACGAGCCCTCTTGCCGGAAAGCCGGCGCCGCCTTCGATCCTTGTCAATGTTCCGAAGCTTGTCTCGGCGTATTACTCAGGCGTGCCTGATCCGGTGCAGCCTGAGCAGCGCGTCGCCTTCGGCACGTCGGGCCATCGCGGCTCCTCCCTGGACAGGACCTTCAACGAATGGCACATTCTCGCCATCACCCAAGCCATCTGCCTCTACCGCTCCCAGCAGGGGATCGACGGCCCGCTCTTCCTTGGGGCCGACACGCATGCGCTCTCGGCCCCCGCGGTTGCCAGCGCCCTCGAGGTGCTCGCTGCGAACGGCATCGAGGTCATGATCTCGCTCAAAGACGAATACACGCCGACGCCTGCCGTATCCCATGCGATCCTTACGCACAACCGCGGACGGGCAAGGGGTCTGGCAGACGGCGTCGTGGTGACCCCCTCCCACAACCCTCCCGGAGATGGCGGCTTCAAGTACAATCCGCCCAGCGGCGGCCCCGCGGATACTGCCGTCACAAGCTGGATCGAGGCGAAGGCGAACGAGTTCATCAGGAACGGACTCGCCGGTGTGAGGCGGGTGACCTTCGAAAAGGCCCTCCGTGCCCCGACCACCCGCCGGTATGATTTCCTGAGTTCTTATGTGGAGGACCTCGGGAACGTGATCGATATTGACGCCATCAGCAAGGCGACGATCAGCCTCGGCGTGGACCCGCTCGGCGGCGCATCGGTCCACTACTGGCGCAGGATCGGCGAGCTCTACCGCCTGAATCTCACGGTCGTGAACGAAGAGATCGATCCGACCTTCAAGTTCATGACCGTGGACTGGGACGGCAAGATCCGCATGGACCCGTCGTCGCCGTACGCGATGCAGCGCTTGATCGGGCTCAAGGACCAGTTCGACATTGCCTTTGCCTGCGATACCGACGCTGACAGGCACGGCGTGGTCACCCGGAGCGCGGGGCTGCTCCAGCCGAACCATTACCTTGCGGTCGTGGTCCGATATCTTTTCCAGAACCGTCCGCAGTGGCGGCCGGACGCGGCAGTAGGGAAGACAGTGGTGAGCAGCGGCATGATCGACCGCGTGGCAAGGAAACTCGGCCGGAAGCTCTACGAGGTGCCGGTCGGGTTCAAGTGGTTCGTCGACGGGCTGCTCGACGGGTCGCTCGGTTTCGGCGGCGAAGAGAGCGCGGGGGCCTCGTTCCTGCGAAAGGACGGTACGGCCTGGTCGACGGACAAGGACGGCATCATCCCGACGCTCCTGTCGGCAGAGATCACGGCGAGGACGGGCAGGGACCCTGCCGGGCATTACCAGGAACTGACGCGCGAATTCGGCGATCCCGCCTATGCGAGGATCGACGCGCCTGCAACGCCGGCTCAGAAGGAAGCGCTCAAGAAACTTTCTCCGGACCAGGTCCGGACCGCTTCTCTTGCCGGGGAGAAGATACAGTCCATTCTCACGAAAGCCCCCGGCAATGGCGCCCCCATCGGCGGACTGAAGGTCATCGCTGAGAACTGCTGGTTTGCGGCCCGGCCCTCGGGGACCGAGAATATTTACAAGATCTACGCGGAAAGCTTCCTGGGAGAGAAGCATCTGGAGCGCATCCTGGAAGAGGCCCGGGAGATCGTGAGCGCTTCGTTTTCGACTAATGGGCAGCTGAAGGCGGGGTAAACGCGCACAAGAGGTTCGGCCGCACTCATACAGCCGCCCCCGTTTCGTGAAAAGCAGGGGCAGGAATCTCAGCACGCTGCTTGGCCGTTTCACGTCGCTCGACTCAGCCCGGCGTCCCGCATGTCATTTCTCGATTAATGCAGTCCTCGATTCATTTTTCAGTCTGATCCCTTTCTTCCCGTCCTGACAACAAATGGAGAAAAGAATAGACTTCCTCCGTACTTGTTGAGGTCGTCATTGTTGTAACACTGTCAGTTTGAACCCGTATTTTGCAGTCAGAATCTACCCATCTCCTGCCCATAGGGCGCTATTGATCTTATTCTGCGCAAAGCCACCTCTCCATCGCGGGCATTGACACCTCTGCATTCATTTGTTACCTTGTATTGTAGCAGAAGGCGTCAGACCGACCGAGGGTGCAAAAGAATTATGGCTATGCCGTCCCGGAATTTCAGATCAATGCGGAAGGTGCTGTTCATAGTTGGCGCCGTCATCGCCACGGTGTTTGTTGTTGATTTGGCCCTCTTACCCGCAGGCTTGGCTCCGGCGGGGGTGCATGCCGGTTTGTTCCCGGTTCGGACAATGGACGCGCCCGCGCTGCCTGAAACCCATCCATACAGCGATGCACTCCTCGCGAAGGGGAAATTCCTTGTTGCAAGCCACACCATCGCCGACCCCCGGTTCCAGGAGACTGTCGTCCTGCTCATCGCTTACGATGCCACAGGCGCTACCGGTCTCATCATCAACCGACCCACGAAGGTGCCCCTCGCCGAGATGCTCTTGTCCATGCCGGGCTTGAAGAAGCGGTCCGACTCCGTTTATTACGGCGGGCCCGTCGAGGGTCAGCGAATGCTTATGCTTATCCGTTCCGATGTAAAGCTGGAAGAGTCAGACAACGTGTTCTTGAACGTGTACGTCAGCATGAGCAGGAACACGCTCGAGCGTATGATAGGCGCTCACAAGACACAAAAGCAGCTCCGGGTGTATAGCGGATACGCCGGGTGGTTTCCAGGGCAGCTCAACAGGGAGGTATCGCGAGGAGACTGGCATATCGTCAACGCCGATGCAGACTCTATCTTCGAAAAGAAGTCGTCAGGAATATGGCGCGAGCTCATTCTTCGAAGCTCTTCCATCGAGGTATGGGAACACGACAAAGATAAAAGACCATGTTCTTAGAGTGTTACGAAGAACGCAACAACAGAAAGGAGAACGACTTAGCAACGGAACAGGAAATGCCGGCTGATGGGCCATACCATTTCACATATCATTCTGTATCGCAGTTTTTGCCCGTTCATAGATGACGGACGAAGTGGTCTCGATTTGATGGTGCCACCCCTCCAGGCAACGGTGCATGTTGAAAAAAATACCACGGGTTGCGATAACGTCTCGCATGCCCGTGGCAGCCTGAAAGCTCCGCTCCTACGGATCTACGAGCGTTTCGAGATGCTGATTGCCATTGTTTAACATATTTCCGTTCTGTTCGTATTTTTTTGGATCATTGTCGGCTGTTACAGTGACCACGAGCAGTAACAGAAGAAACAGGGCGAAACCCGCTTTTGTATACCACTTCTGGAAGCTTTCCCCCATGATTTGAACCCTCCTTTCTTGCGTATTTACACAGTTCAATAGGTGTTTTGTGTCTGTTAAGCGATACCAGATCTGTAAGCGTTGAATAATCGGTCGCTGCTTCTGTTGACTTGATCTCCTACTCTTTTTTGGAATAGGCCTGGCGGCAAGAAGGGCTTCCCGTCGGCACTATTCGTTCACGAGCACAAATTCATTCCGAAAAATGAGCTTTACTTAAAGTAATGTTACTAATTGTAGCAATATAACTTAAGGCTTATGACACTACTATACCATTAATAATAGTAATTGCAATAAAAAAATGTATTAATTTCACTGATGAGCTATATTTTTCTTTCAGGCATATTTTATATTATTATTTAATTAGTTAACAACGTGATCGGTAAATTGGGGAGGTTCCAAGAAACTGTTTGACGGGGTTATTTCCTGGATCAGATAGTTTACGAGGCAGACGGACCATGCATTCGTTGCTGCGCGCTGTGGCTTGTTCTTTCGTTAAAGCTGTAAAAACACCTTCCATTGCCCTGTTTAATCAACCCTAACCTCTCAAAAGCCGGGCATTCTCCTCTTCGGTGGGCCTGAAAGACTTCGAACTGCCATTTCACTTCATCAGGTTATGTAGGGTCATGTGAATTGTCTATTTTGACCGGTATTACGCAATAATTTCAATTTTCAGAAATTGCGACTTTGTAGGTGTATCAAACGACCTTAACCCGGTTGGGCTGGAAGGCTCTCCTGAAAGTCAGCTTCGCATCGATTCCGCCAGCGCCATGTTCATGATCCGTCCCTGATACGTGTTCAGGGCGCTCCTGATGATTGAATCGGTCTCGACCGCATCGTCGACACCTCTCTCGGCGAGGATCTTTATGTAGGGGAGCGTCGCGTTCGTGAGTGCCAGCGTCGAGGTCCGTGGATAGGCGCCGGGCATGTTCGCGACACAGTAGTGCACGATGCCGTCGACGACAAACACCGGATCGTCATGCGTGGTCGGCCTCGAGGTCTCGACGCAGCCTCCCTGGTCCACGGACACGTCGACGATCACCGATCCTTTCTTCATGGTCCCCAGCATGTTCTTCGTGATCAGGGTCGGGGTTCTTGCCCCCGGCACCAGAACGGCCCCGACAATCATGTCGGCATCGGCGAGTTCCTCCTCCAGGGCATGCGCGGTCAACGGCAGGGTGCGCACGCGTCCCTTGAACAGTTCATCGATCCGCTGCAGGCCGGTCGTGTCCTTGTTGATCACGACCGTGTCCATGCCGAGCCCCATGCCCACGCGGGCGGCGTTCGTGCCGACCGTGCCGGCCCCGAGAACGACGATCTTGCCGGGCCGAACACCACTCACGCCCGTGGGCAGCACACCCGACCCGCCCTTGAACTTCTGGAGATAGAACGCGGCCATGAGCGGCGCCATCCTGCCCGCAATCTCGCTCATGGGCGCGAGGAGCGGGAGCCTGCCGTCCCGCAGGAGCGTCTCATAGGCAAGGCCGGTTATATTCTTTTCAAGCAGCACCCTGGTCAACTCCGGGTTCGGCGCGAGATGGAGGTAGGTGAAGAGCGCCACTCCCTCCCTGAGCAGCGCATACTCTCTGCTGACCGGCTCCTTGACCTTTACGACCAAGTCCGCGCGCTCAAACACGCCCTCTCTCGGAATTATCTCGGCCCCGGCCTTCGCGTATTCTTCATCGGAAAAACCGCTTCCCATTCCCGCGTTCGTTTCCACCCGCACCGTATGACTGTCTCTCACCAGCTCACGGGCTCCGACGGGCGTCATACCGACGCGGAACTCCTCCGGCTTGACCTCTCTGGGCACGCCGATGATCATGATACCTCCTTCTCCCGCGGCTGAACGTATGAACAGGCCTTCTCTCGTAAATGGTAGCATCTCTACGGCTTACTTGCAACGAAGTGCCCCTATTCACCTATTGACTAATAAGACAGTTTTGGGTAGTATGGGCCGCGAAAAATTCCATTTTGCTCCAGGAGGGTTTTCATGGCGGACGACAAGAAAGAACCATGGCTCAGCTATCTCGCTCTCACGACGGTGGTCTTTGCCGTGTGCGCAACGCTCTCGACGCTCAAGGGCGGCGGATACGGGTCGAAGGCCGTATTGTCCCAGGCACAGGCCTCGGACCAGTGGTCCTATTACCAGGCAAAGAGCATCAAGGGCTATCTGTATGAGCTGCAGAGGGACAAGCTGGCGCTGGAGCTCAAGGCGGGCATCCGCGGCGCGGCCGGCGAGTACAGGAACAAGATCGAGTTCTACGGGTCGGAGATCGATCGGTACAAGAGTGATAAGGAGGAGATCAAGAAGAAGGCCGAGGACCTCGAGAAGCAGCGGAACGATGCCCAGAAGCATTCCGGAGCCTTCGGACTGGCTGCCATGTTCCTCCAGATCGCCATTCTGCTCTCCTCCATCGCTGCCCTCATGAAGCAGAAATACTTCTGGTTCCTTGGCCTAGCAGCGGGCAGCCTTGGGCTGGTCTATTTCTTCAACGGTTTCTTCCTGTTCATGCCGTAAAGCTTTCGTGACACAGGCAGGGCGATCCAAGGCAGCGGTCGAAGGCTGCCTTTCTTTTTTTACGGACCGGTATTGTTTCCGGGTGTCTTTTGCTATAATGTGACAGTTATCGACACGAACCGGGGGATCATGAAGAGAATACTGCTGACCCTGTCACTGCTGATCGGTATGGTGCTGTCCCTGACAGGCCCCCTCGCTGCGGCCGACGGCTGCACGGACTGTCATGCGAACGCGGGCAGGATGAAAGACGCCGGGTATCCGCAGTTCACGGTCACGGCGGCCGAGGTCAGGATCCAGACGTTGATGACGGCGGCGTGCTCCGATTGCCATCTCGGAGATCCGCAGGCGAAGGACAAAGTTCGGGCGCACCAGGGGCTGCTCACCATGCGAGTCTTCAGCATGAAGGGAGACACGACAACGGGAGCCGGTATGAGCGGTTTTGACGGCAAGGACGGGAGATTCCCGGAGCCGCGCGGCGCGAGCAGGGCGACTACACTCGCCCCCATGGGGATTGCCGACAGCGGGACCCGGGACAACAGCGATTACCCGGCCATTCTGTACCACGACAAGAACCCCGATACCCTGGCATTCAATCCCGTCATTGCCGAAAAGACCTGTGGTAAATGTCATCCCGAACAGGTCAGGGGATTTCTCCGGACCGCCATGGGCGGGGGAAGCCGGGCCCACACGCAGAGCCAGTACGTTTTCTGGACGTCGGCAGCGGGTCCCCAGAGCTGCGGGCTCTGGCTCGGGAAACTGACCAGGCCGGACCAGGCCGGCTTCACGCCGGAGAATGTGAAAATCTACCGGCGTCATGCCACGGCTTCTCTCGCGGCAGATACGGCCTATGCCGTGCAGCGGAACTGCAACCAGTGCCACGTCGGCTGTCTTGACTGCCATTTCGGCCCGCAGAAAAAGGATGCGTCAAATCCCCGGAAGGGGCAGCACTCATTCGTCAGGAAGCCGGATGCGCTGGCCTGCTACGGCGGCGGACGTTCGTTCAGCTGTCATGCCGGGCCAATGGAGCGGCGGCGGGGCGACGGATACCTGCGGGGTGAATTCACGCAGGCGAGCGAGCAGGGGAAGCGGGCGCTGAAGGATATGCCCGACATCCATGTCAGGAAGGGCGTTGCCTGCATAGACTGTCATGAACAGAATGCCGGGACCACCTTCCATGCCGACCTGAAGCGGCAGGGCGGATGCGTCAACTGTCATCCGAAGACTGTAGCGAACCATGCCACGGGTATTCACCGCAAAGTGGACTGCGCCGCATGCCACACGACGCTTATCGGAGGGTATGCCTTTAATTTCTGGACCCTGGGAAGCGATCACGGGAAGGAAAATCCGGTCATGAGAATTCAGGACTACTACACGGATGCCATGCCGCCGATCCTTGTCAGGAATCCCAGCGGCATCTGGATCCCGGTCCATGTGGTGCCGCACACTTCGGGGAATGTGAAGGCGGGGGAGGTGAAGCTTTCGAAGGGACTGGTCTTCCGGAACCGGCCAGATGCGGCCGTCGAACGCCGCTATCCGTCGAATGACTCCTTTGCCGTCACCGGGCTGGTGAGGAACATGGACAGCAAGGACCGCGATACGATGGTCTGGTTGAACGTCGACCGCGTAGCGCACGCGACGGGCCGGTCCCGGCCGTGCGGGAGCTGCCACGCCTCCACGACGCAGAAGGTGACGACCGGCTTCAGCGGCGGCTCCTACCGGGACGTCAGGGATGGTTCCTATTCGATCATTGCCGATGGAAAAGGGCTGCGAGTCGCGGATTTCAAGGGGCCCGGCGGGGGACCTCCTCCTTCAGGGCTCGCGCCCCTCTTGACCAAGTGGGGCGTGAAGGGCGACTTCAGTCTGCCGCCTATCAGGGAAAAGAACCTGTACCGGAAGCTCGAGCAGGACTACCGGGCGGGCATCTTCGAACATTAGCAGGCCTGCCGTCACGGCAGGCAATCACGCGCGGAACAGGAG of Nitrospirota bacterium contains these proteins:
- the ald gene encoding alanine dehydrogenase, encoding MIIGVPREVKPEEFRVGMTPVGARELVRDSHTVRVETNAGMGSGFSDEEYAKAGAEIIPREGVFERADLVVKVKEPVSREYALLREGVALFTYLHLAPNPELTRVLLEKNITGLAYETLLRDGRLPLLAPMSEIAGRMAPLMAAFYLQKFKGGSGVLPTGVSGVRPGKIVVLGAGTVGTNAARVGMGLGMDTVVINKDTTGLQRIDELFKGRVRTLPLTAHALEEELADADMIVGAVLVPGARTPTLITKNMLGTMKKGSVIVDVSVDQGGCVETSRPTTHDDPVFVVDGIVHYCVANMPGAYPRTSTLALTNATLPYIKILAERGVDDAVETDSIIRSALNTYQGRIMNMALAESMRS
- a CDS encoding serine hydrolase, coding for MNRPEIDPRTLCLILVLAAALLTGIGAAPASALTQNTIPAKAAVVMDSTGSVLYAKYPNAKLAPASTVKLVTAMVALDNLDPAKKVTISPNAARVRSIEPRLLPYEEMTVSDLLHLALMKSINAAAVALAEETAGSEREFAALMNLKAKEIGAKDTLFANASGLPKGTQYSTAADLVLIMRAALAYPQIREILGKRAWLIRTTEGREIFLESSNDLLYQSNNIIGGKTGYTGNARHCFVCAISTDKGPFYAAVLGARSRSSLWRSTLMLAEIGANPELALTMAKPRVRRVSHKAKALMPEPTLVSSH
- the pgm gene encoding phosphoglucomutase (alpha-D-glucose-1,6-bisphosphate-dependent); its protein translation is MTTSPLAGKPAPPSILVNVPKLVSAYYSGVPDPVQPEQRVAFGTSGHRGSSLDRTFNEWHILAITQAICLYRSQQGIDGPLFLGADTHALSAPAVASALEVLAANGIEVMISLKDEYTPTPAVSHAILTHNRGRARGLADGVVVTPSHNPPGDGGFKYNPPSGGPADTAVTSWIEAKANEFIRNGLAGVRRVTFEKALRAPTTRRYDFLSSYVEDLGNVIDIDAISKATISLGVDPLGGASVHYWRRIGELYRLNLTVVNEEIDPTFKFMTVDWDGKIRMDPSSPYAMQRLIGLKDQFDIAFACDTDADRHGVVTRSAGLLQPNHYLAVVVRYLFQNRPQWRPDAAVGKTVVSSGMIDRVARKLGRKLYEVPVGFKWFVDGLLDGSLGFGGEESAGASFLRKDGTAWSTDKDGIIPTLLSAEITARTGRDPAGHYQELTREFGDPAYARIDAPATPAQKEALKKLSPDQVRTASLAGEKIQSILTKAPGNGAPIGGLKVIAENCWFAARPSGTENIYKIYAESFLGEKHLERILEEAREIVSASFSTNGQLKAG
- a CDS encoding YqgE/AlgH family protein, with the translated sequence MRKVLFIVGAVIATVFVVDLALLPAGLAPAGVHAGLFPVRTMDAPALPETHPYSDALLAKGKFLVASHTIADPRFQETVVLLIAYDATGATGLIINRPTKVPLAEMLLSMPGLKKRSDSVYYGGPVEGQRMLMLIRSDVKLEESDNVFLNVYVSMSRNTLERMIGAHKTQKQLRVYSGYAGWFPGQLNREVSRGDWHIVNADADSIFEKKSSGIWRELILRSSSIEVWEHDKDKRPCS
- a CDS encoding DUF4337 domain-containing protein, which codes for MADDKKEPWLSYLALTTVVFAVCATLSTLKGGGYGSKAVLSQAQASDQWSYYQAKSIKGYLYELQRDKLALELKAGIRGAAGEYRNKIEFYGSEIDRYKSDKEEIKKKAEDLEKQRNDAQKHSGAFGLAAMFLQIAILLSSIAALMKQKYFWFLGLAAGSLGLVYFFNGFFLFMP
- a CDS encoding cytochrome c3 family protein translates to MKRILLTLSLLIGMVLSLTGPLAAADGCTDCHANAGRMKDAGYPQFTVTAAEVRIQTLMTAACSDCHLGDPQAKDKVRAHQGLLTMRVFSMKGDTTTGAGMSGFDGKDGRFPEPRGASRATTLAPMGIADSGTRDNSDYPAILYHDKNPDTLAFNPVIAEKTCGKCHPEQVRGFLRTAMGGGSRAHTQSQYVFWTSAAGPQSCGLWLGKLTRPDQAGFTPENVKIYRRHATASLAADTAYAVQRNCNQCHVGCLDCHFGPQKKDASNPRKGQHSFVRKPDALACYGGGRSFSCHAGPMERRRGDGYLRGEFTQASEQGKRALKDMPDIHVRKGVACIDCHEQNAGTTFHADLKRQGGCVNCHPKTVANHATGIHRKVDCAACHTTLIGGYAFNFWTLGSDHGKENPVMRIQDYYTDAMPPILVRNPSGIWIPVHVVPHTSGNVKAGEVKLSKGLVFRNRPDAAVERRYPSNDSFAVTGLVRNMDSKDRDTMVWLNVDRVAHATGRSRPCGSCHASTTQKVTTGFSGGSYRDVRDGSYSIIADGKGLRVADFKGPGGGPPPSGLAPLLTKWGVKGDFSLPPIREKNLYRKLEQDYRAGIFEH